One Huiozyma naganishii CBS 8797 chromosome 4, complete genome genomic region harbors:
- the FAT3 gene encoding Fat3p (similar to Saccharomyces cerevisiae YKL187C and YLR413W; ancestral locus Anc_4.285), with amino-acid sequence MRLLPKEPHSPRRNILWLCLSLLFVFTAFILTIVATAGSTANYSPINNVYLGKADISHINVSKVIPQMSPILTILGTALTAPNSSLDQIFGALRNVADTPALTPLMVLLSNANNTNDTIIALTDLAPLALEGNPEDATKEAGLHLQDVMRQSNNGNDTLIGLDGLVMANLNHLNDSQVANSSETTLSLLMDSSDPLETTRALRVLNNMTLSQKTSMLPVFNLFQYSDNTTALTESLHTIMNSSADIPPSMATTLLTTLQSSLSSGSSNIDSVFNSLSNVVTSQQRPALQAIESMLKTSNNVNGTLTTLGNMIRANITQNPAAKIALPALITVVDNAGNTTQALAAVQSLALVRDTALADEQLASLGTMLNVSTNQKQTVQSLVSLEEGLTPNSTTIQYIPSLFKLIEASGNPAKTFPALVTLTSWAQQNPDTFKPIVSILQSANSVTPVTPEQMRTMTPQLLQYLEIPIYYRLSIFTLCKANINDDIIECSESHAVQNMDFRQIVYDSLVASQFYPYMRALDIGPQDLYLEGKLLSREHEYVPSIKAVLAMNILSIVTNFAVCCFIVYILISGWKHMWAWYTVIILNMWGSLFGGLSGTIISVVLEVIKSGTHDDNYGVVFTSGDAYLGLIWTAFALSFITGGMLILSWWCARKWVRSTTRGVQDSDYEKASREHCYNQYGPGQVEVVPAHTNSTRDGEDSGSAFGNEKLVVESDEVTGQPDSSFSSTEVAAQPTNTNSK; translated from the coding sequence ATGAGACTGCTGCCAAAGGAACCTCACTCCCCCAGGAGAAATATCTTATGGCTTTGTTTGAGTCTTCTTTTCGTATTCACCGCTTTTATCTTGACTATAGTCGCGACTGCAGGGTCCACTGCCAATTACTCCCCAATCAACAATGTCTACCTGGGTAAAGCGGACATCTCTCACATCAACGTGTCAAAGGTCATCCCACAAATGTCCCCGATCCTTACTATCTTAGGTACTGCGTTAACCGCTCCAAACAGTTCGCTCGACCAAATTTTCGGCGCCTTGAGGAACGTCGCAGATACACCAGCACTGACACCATTGATGGTGCTCCTGTCAAACGCTAATAACACAAACGACACAATAATAGCACTGACCGATTTGGCACCCTTGGCTCTCGAGGGGAACCCAGAGGACGCGACGAAGGAGGCTGGTCTCCACTTGCAGGACGTCATGAGGCAGTCGAACAACGGGAACGATACATTGATCGGGCTCGACGGGTTGGTTATGGCGAACTTGAACCACCTGAACGACTCACAGGTCGCAAACTCCAGTGAGACTACGCTGTCTTTGTTGATGGATTCAAGCGACCCCTTGGAGACCACAAGGGCGCTTAGAGTTTTGAATAACATGACATTGTCACAGAAGACCTCGATGCTACCCgtgttcaacttgttccagTACAGCGACAACACAACAGCACTCACTGAGTCCTTACATACTATAATGAACTCCAGTGCAGACATCCCACCTTCGATGGCCACCACTCTACTGACCACTTTGCAGTCTTCGCTATCCAGTGGGTCCTCCAATATCGACTCcgttttcaacagtttgAGTAACGTTGTGACATCGCAACAGAGACCCGCCTTGCAAGCTATCGAGTCGATGCTCAAGACCTCGAACAACGTCAACGGCACGCTAACTACGTTAGGGAATATGATCAGGGCGAACATTACGCAGAACCCTGCTGCCAAAATAGCTTTGCCAGCATTGATCACGGTGGTGGATAACGCTGGGAACACTACACAGGCTCTTGCTGCTGTACAGTCCCTCGCTTTGGTTCGTGACACTGCTTTGGCTGATGAACAACTGGCCTCCTTGGGGACCATGCTGAACGTGTCGACAAATCAGAAACAAACGGTGCAGAGCTTGGTATCCCTTGAAGAGGGACTAACACCAAATTCGACGACGATCCAGTACATCCCTTCCCTATTCAAACTGATCGAGGCTTCGGGCAATCCAGCAAAGACTTTTCCCGCCTTGGTGACGCTGACCTCGTGGGCGCAGCAGAATCCAGACACGTTCAAACCGATCGTTTCAATCCTACAGTCCGCGAACTCGGTGACCCCGGTCACACCTGAACAGATGAGGACTATGACACCTCAGCTCCTGCAGTACTTGGAGATCCCCATCTACTACAGACTGTCGATCTTCACGCTTTGCAAAGCGAATATAAACGACGACATCATCGAATGCTCCGAGTCACACGCAGTCCAGAACATGGACTTCAGGCAAATCGTATACGACTCCCTGGTAGCATCACAGTTCTACCCTTACATGAGGGCTCTGGACATCGGCCCACAGGACCTGTACTTGGAAGGTAAGCTACTGAGCAGGGAGCACGAGTACGTTCCCTCAATCAAGGCGGTCCTTGCAATGAACATCTTATCGATCGTGACGAACTTCGCCGTGTGCTGCTTCATCGTGTACATTCTCATCTCAGGGTGGAAACACATGTGGGCGTGGTACACGGTGATCATCCTCAACATGTGGGGTTCGCTGTTTGGCGGACTGAGCGGCACGATCATCTCCGTGGTCCTCGAGGTCATCAAGTCCGGAACGCATGACGACAACTACGGCGTTGTATTCACCTCGGGCGACGCGTACTTGGGGCTTATCTGGACCGCGTTTGCCCTCTCCTTCATTACGGGCGGGATGCTAATCCTCTCCTGGTGGTGCGCCAGGAAGTGGGTGCGCTCAACGACTAGAGGCGTGCAAGATAGTGACTACGAGAAAGCTTCTCGGGAACACTGCTACAACCAGTACGGGCCTGGTCAAGTCGAGGTTGTCCCCGCGCACACGAACAGCACAAGAGACGGAGAAGACAGCGGCAGCGCGTTCGGGAACGAGAAACTCGTCGTAGAGTCAGACGAAGTCACCGGGCAACCGGactccagtttctcctcAACCGAAGTCGCGGCGCAGCCCACGAATACGAACAGCAAGTAA